A region of the Silene latifolia isolate original U9 population chromosome 9, ASM4854445v1, whole genome shotgun sequence genome:
AGTTGATCTTAAGTTTTTGCGAATGGAAAGCTATGAAAGTAATCCGCGAATTATATTTGATTTGATGCATGACAAGGACCCGGTGAGTGGACTGCTAATGTTTCTGGCTATGCTTTGAATAGATTGTGCTTTTCAAGTGTTGAGGAAAGTGAGTTTGcattgtactccctccgtcccggtcaattgttgtcctttcgttttggcacaaagaccaagaaatgaGGAAaagaccaataactaaatgacaagtggaacaaattgaatgagaatgatcaaattactcatcaagttcattcttaaaatagaaaggacaacaaatgactgagacacccaaaaatagaaaaggacaacaaatgaccggggacagagggagtatcttGACTTGATCAGTTCATTTTCAGTAGTAGCTTTTGTTATTTTGCTAGCTTAGCTTCATTAAAGCAAGGTAAAACAAATTCATGCCCATATGGTGCTGTACTCCTGACAGATTTTATATGATTAACACTGTAGTTTAGTACTTGTGAGTTCACTCGTTGACGTGTATTCAAAATGTGGAAGCTTATTGCTTAACAATCAGCTTGTTCTGGGAAACCTGTCATAGCTGCCTTAGCGCAGCATGGTGACGGTGATGATGCAATTAAAGTGTTTGATAAAACGTACATTCTGGGGTTGAACCAAATAGGGCGACCTTTGTTATCATTCTCAGTTCAGGTAGTCACTCGGGTCTTGTAGATTAGGGGTGCTTCTATTCTTCAAAATCATGAAAAATGATCACAATATAACATTCATCATAATGTAGAACATTATACAGCCTACTTGATCTTCTAGGTCGAGCTGGATTGTTGACGTGCCTAGTGAGGATGACTAATGACAATAAAATTGATAATATGGCATTAGTCTGAGTTCAAGTATTTTATCTGCAATACAGCAATGTAGGAAACCAATTGTTGAGCTGCCCAGTCCTATAAATGATAATCTGAGATTAGTAACGAGTCTAACGATTGTGTATTTTATAATTCTATTGCAGGTGATTTGCTGATGAAGCTGGTTTCCAGCTGCTACTTTAGTGTAGCGGAATATAATTTCGTGGGATATGTTCTGGTGCGAACCAATTGAGGTACCCTAGTGGCCTGGTATGGTGTCTATCtgtaatattgtgtttgattaatcTGTTAGAACTCACTTTTCTATAGGGTGATGTTGTTTTGACTGAGCTTGAATGATTTTGTTTCAACCTAGAGCTTAAGCAATTTGCATCATTGCATGTTGCAGTACTATTTGATTTAAACATTATCGCATGTTGTCTGGAATCTGCATAATAAGTGTCTGAGTTACATGTAAATTGCTTTTTAGTTCCCAAGTATGACTTATATCATACAATAATATCAAGTGTATGTATAAGCTTGTAGTTGTACTCTCCTAGTCAATTGGTGGGAAGAGGTCAAATTGACCAATTGTTAAGGTATTCAGAAAACGTAAAATTGGAGAGAGTGAAGCAGTAGCTAAAGTTCACCATCAATAGGCCGATCAATCAACGCGAGGAAAGACCCTTGATCTTCTTGAATAATGGACCAACACACATAGTAcatataacattttttttttgtcataaaTGTGGACCGCTAGGTCATAATGACCAAAACTATCATAACAATTTAAATTCAGTTTTAAATCTTATATCACATGAATAGTTAAAACTAAAAGAACTATGCAGCTTGGAGTATTTGTTTACCTATATGCCGTATTAGTTCCGTATATATAAACTTAACTTCCATTTTACTGTTTCTTGTGAACTACTGGACCTCTCTCAATTGATCTAGTATGACTTATATTTATATTCAACATGTACCAACTGCAAAGGAAAGTTTCATACATTTTAAATTAAAGAAATACAATCAGTAGTTATAGTTATGTTTGGGAGCAAGTGGAGGGCTAACCATAGGGAGGGCGAGGACCAGTCTTTGTTTAGGGACATTCTATAATGGACCAAATCACATTGTATGGACTATAGAATATCATTCTTTAGTCTGAACGTGGTCAAGTTTGACTTTAGTCGACTATCAAAGTTAAATGAGGACAATAAGATTGAAATAAAGGTGGTACCTCTTTACTGGTACATCTCTTCACTCTCTCAAGAGTTGAAACGATTGATGTTTGAATGAACAAATATATCAAGCCAGTTCTTCTACTATAGTAAGACCCGGTTTCTCTTATGTACCAATTTTTAACCCACGAAAAGTCAgaaaagatatatatatatataagtcacATTATTCTCACAAAGAAAGGGAAATTTACAAAGACGGATAATTTCTTTGATTTTATCATCTCCTTCTTGTTCTTCGATCACCAACAAATGGGTGGTAGTCTGTCAAAGAATGATCTGATAAACGCGGAGAGAGTTAAGTTAGATAGTCTTAGGAGTGTTGATGGAGCTTGTGTGTTTCCAGGATGTGTGTACTATCCCTCTGATCGGAAGAACTGGATGGCGAACCTGGATCCTGGGAAGCTGGCAATAAAAAATATTGTTTGGCCTGGTACCCATGATTCTGCCACCAAAGGAATGGGCATCCTTGCTGAATGTCAGACCTTGTCTATCTACGAGCAGCTCGTGAAAGGCGTCCGGGTACTTGATGTTCGCATTCAGAAGGATTGTTCGGTTTGCCATGGCTTAATAAAGGGATACAATGTTGATGTGGTTGTGTTTGACGATGTGAAGAGGTTCTTAGCCGAGACTGTGTCCGAGATTATCATCCTTGAGATCAGGACTGAATACGGCTATAATGACCCACCTGAATTTCACAAATACCTGGTGGAAAAACTTGGGGTATACTTAATTCCACAAAATGAGAAAGTCTTTGGTATGACTGTGGCTCAGGTACTCCCTAAACGGGTTATTTGTGTTTGGAAGCCCAGAAACTCGGCAGCTCCTCGGGCGGGTAGCCCGCTTTGGAGTGCTGGGTATTTGAGAGATAATTGGATTAATACTGATCTACCACACACCAAATTTCAGGGAAATTTGAAGAACTTGAGTGAACAACCCCCTGTGACATCTAGGAAGTTTTTCTACCGGGTCGAAAGTACTGTTACCCCACAAGCAGATGCAGATGCAGTCCTTCTATATTTCAAAACTCTTTGGGGTGGGTTTAGTACAGAATATGCAAGTTTGTTTCTAGGTCAGTGCTCTTCCAAGGGCATTATTGATCGCTTGCAGGTATTCTCCACTGATTTCATTCAAGATGATTTTGTGGATGCTTGCATCGGCCTCAATGATTCCAGAGTACGTCAATTGGGAACTTGGTCAGGCCCATTTGGTCGCCTCGTTTCTTACGTAAAAGAGTTTCGTCCCCAGAGAGACGAACTATGATCACATCGATAAGCTCATTTCGCAAATACGTTTTCGTTCATACTTGGGCCTGGATCACTTTTGCCAGGGTTGAAATATTTTTCTTCATTGATTTGTTCACTTGTATTATTGTATAAACTTTGTTTGAATAAGATCCTCAGGGTTGGAATAATTTTGTATTTATTGTTATGTTCCCCTGTATATTGTGCCCTTGTATGTATACACTAAAAtttgagagagacggtcttttaataagttattgagagattAGTCCTCTGTATCCTTTTAATTGTATTTCGTGACCCTTTTGATGTTGAtggtgacatagtaatttcgtatctatttacataataaatgtacctattttatctttaatcatgatttgtttgtacctattttattacctatAATAAccttttttcttaaaattgtaaaatagtctctcaataaacttattgagagaccgtctttcACAAGACCTACTCGTATGTATATGTATTGATGTATCGAGAGGATTTACACTTTGTTCGAGTAAGATCAAATGTTTTTTTAGGTTTAGGGCCATGCTTTTACATATGATAACGAGCAAGCGGAGGAGGATAACCGTCAATGTCGGCTTGATCGAGCATTATGCAATGAAGTGTGGTCTAACTGTTTTCCGCGAGCCAAAATGCTCCATCTTGATAGGAAATGCTCCATCTTGATAGGAAATGGTCGGACCATGCACCTATTAAGCTTTTGTTGAATGGAAGGGAGATGGGGAGCTCAAtggggggtgggggggggggggaagaaGCCATTCCgttttgaacaaatttgggttTGGGAGGATTGGTGTGAGGATACGGTGTACGTGGAATGATGGAGAAGATTCGGTCGATGCCTTTGTCTCGGTGTGCGGAGGGGTTGCAGAAATGGAAGGGTACGAGTATAGGTAAGATTatgtgtgacaccccgcgatagcCGAAATATAACTAAAAAAATGTTAAGCGGAAATTATGAAAtattaaaaactttttattactagTTAAAGTTTAACATGCGGGAGTCACTAATAAAATGAAACAAGTGCAATGATAAGTAAACTTAGATGATTACAAACCAAGTCTAACAAATAaagggggaaaagatatcccacgaataacaagTCTAAAATATGAGTTTAAGCATAACGATAGACAAAAATCCAAcggtcaaggtactcgctagctcacacatgtcttcaccccataaatgcaccaactaatacctgtcattcatgtaaacatgaacgccacagtcagtggggagtaactcaaggttctcccagccacattatatcaaaatgaacataacaaagaactcaaataaGACAAGGCATAATAAATACGGGATATAATTCACTTGAATAAATAAGCATAAGATCATTCACGTTAGAATAATTAGAAAAAGCAAGATAGAATAGCAAATGAGCATATCATAGgcatatttaaataagtgaagtaaaGGAAAGAACATAGATAGGGTTAGTTAATCACAAGCACGAATTCCAATGAAATGTGACATATGCGACTATCTAAATTACACAAAACTAGTACTTAagtcatgtaacacccccatataccaaggagccttaacaagacattGCCTatcatataaaggcgttaccatctcggttgcccgatgaaagcaatcatcaaaagtcgataaaagaacatttacaagttattacaagtgattaaaccaaaactactgatacaaaagatacaactcaacacTCGTATGTGAACTATCTGTGGCGTAACTCGTGAAAGACCCTTCcctgccaagactccagctaacTTCCAGACATCACctgtaagaccgactgctcaccataaggggtcacggcagacacaacagaagcaaacaagaaacaaccacacaaggtcagtaactgcggACAACA
Encoded here:
- the LOC141599521 gene encoding uncharacterized protein LOC141599521 isoform X1, producing MYQFLTHEKSEKIYIYISHIILTKKGKFTKTDNFFDFIISFLFFDHQQMGGSLSKNDLINAERVKLDSLRSVDGACVFPGCVYYPSDRKNWMANLDPGKLAIKNIVWPGTHDSATKGMGILAECQTLSIYEQLVKGVRVLDVRIQKDCSVCHGLIKGYNVDVVVFDDVKRFLAETVSEIIILEIRTEYGYNDPPEFHKYLVEKLGVYLIPQNEKVFGMTVAQVLPKRVICVWKPRNSAAPRAGSPLWSAGYLRDNWINTDLPHTKFQGNLKNLSEQPPVTSRKFFYRVESTVTPQADADAVLLYFKTLWGGFSTEYASLFLGQCSSKGIIDRLQVFSTDFIQDDFVDACIGLNDSRVRQLGTWSGPFGRLVSYVKEFRPQRDEL
- the LOC141599521 gene encoding uncharacterized protein LOC141599521 isoform X2, whose translation is MANLDPGKLAIKNIVWPGTHDSATKGMGILAECQTLSIYEQLVKGVRVLDVRIQKDCSVCHGLIKGYNVDVVVFDDVKRFLAETVSEIIILEIRTEYGYNDPPEFHKYLVEKLGVYLIPQNEKVFGMTVAQVLPKRVICVWKPRNSAAPRAGSPLWSAGYLRDNWINTDLPHTKFQGNLKNLSEQPPVTSRKFFYRVESTVTPQADADAVLLYFKTLWGGFSTEYASLFLGQCSSKGIIDRLQVFSTDFIQDDFVDACIGLNDSRVRQLGTWSGPFGRLVSYVKEFRPQRDEL